A stretch of DNA from Shewanella sediminis HAW-EB3:
GGGTGAATTCCCGGCTGTTTCGAGCCCATTGTATTTATCGTTTTAATTAGGCTCGAATTAAGGAGAGTGAGATATGGCAGGTCATAGTAAATGGGACAACATCAAGCATCGCAAAGCGGCGCAAGATGCAAAACGCGGCAAGCTTTTTACAAAATTCATCCGTGAACTTACTGTTGCTGCCCGTGAAGGTGGATCGGATGTCGATTCTAACCCTCGCCTTCGTGCCGCTATTGATAAAGCCTTATCTAATAACATGACGCGTGACACCGTTGAGCGTGCGATTAAACGTGGTGCCGGCGAACTCGATGGCCAAGTATTGGAAACCATTATGTATGAAGGCTATGGCCCAGGCGGTACAGCTGTGATGGTTGAAACCATGACAGACAACAAAAACCGTACTGTATCGGGTGTTCGTAATGCATTCAGTAAGTCGGGGGGCAATTTAGGTACAGATGGTTCAGTATCTTATCTCTTCGAGAAACGAGGCGTTATCTCCTACGCTGAAGGCGCAGATGAAGACACCATTATGGATGCAGCGCTCGATGCCGGTGCCGATGATGTAGTCACTCATGAAGATGGCTCGATTGATGTGTTTACCACACCCGAGGACTTTGGCGCGGTTAAAGATGCGCTGGATGCGACCGAGCTTGTGGCTATCAATGCCGAAGTGACGATGATCCCATCGACGAAAGCCGAACTCGATGCCAGCACCGCACCCAAATTTATTCGCTTAATCGATAACCTCGAAGATCATGATGATGTTCAAGAGGTATACCATAATGCAGATATCTCCGATGAGATCATGGAATCCTTAGATTAAAACATGTCAATTATTCTCGGTGTGGATCCAGGTTCAAGGATCACCGGTTATGGTGTGATCCAGTGTATTGGTAGGCACCAGACATATTTAGGAAGTGGTTGTATTCGCACCGCTTCCGATGACCTACCTTATCGACTTAAACAGATTTTTGATGGCGTTTCTGAAATCATACGTCAATATCAGCCCGATGAGTTTGCCATTGAACGCGTCTTTATGGCGAAGAATGCCGATTCGGCACTTAAACTTGGCCAGGCTCGCGGCGCTGCAATTGTTGCTGCAACCAATGCCGATCTGCCGGTAGCCGAATACTCCGCAACTCAGATAAAAAGTGCGGTTGTTGGAACGGGTAAAGCGCAGAAATCTCAAGTTCAACAT
This window harbors:
- a CDS encoding YebC/PmpR family DNA-binding transcriptional regulator, coding for MAGHSKWDNIKHRKAAQDAKRGKLFTKFIRELTVAAREGGSDVDSNPRLRAAIDKALSNNMTRDTVERAIKRGAGELDGQVLETIMYEGYGPGGTAVMVETMTDNKNRTVSGVRNAFSKSGGNLGTDGSVSYLFEKRGVISYAEGADEDTIMDAALDAGADDVVTHEDGSIDVFTTPEDFGAVKDALDATELVAINAEVTMIPSTKAELDASTAPKFIRLIDNLEDHDDVQEVYHNADISDEIMESLD
- the ruvC gene encoding crossover junction endodeoxyribonuclease RuvC — its product is MSIILGVDPGSRITGYGVIQCIGRHQTYLGSGCIRTASDDLPYRLKQIFDGVSEIIRQYQPDEFAIERVFMAKNADSALKLGQARGAAIVAATNADLPVAEYSATQIKSAVVGTGKAQKSQVQHMVQQILKLPAAPQADAADALGVAICHFHTSQSLIALGGRANARTYGRYR